One Littorina saxatilis isolate snail1 linkage group LG1, US_GU_Lsax_2.0, whole genome shotgun sequence genomic window carries:
- the LOC138981373 gene encoding polypeptide N-acetylgalactosaminyltransferase 13-like, with protein MKTLTRYVVAAAVVVTFLVALKVLIMVPPENDKDPYSERHNEDKGVLLWGRSNEDGHDELSSFGNNNPRLTGEMGRGVILPPGEKTRGEEALKKYNVNVLASDLISLNRKIPDSRPAGCKSVQYPDNLPGTTIVIPFHNEWPSVLLRTVYSIINRTPKQLLEQIILVDDASDLPSLKKDLDHFISEHFPANLVKIVRLPERVGLIRARLEGFSHVTAEVVSFFDSHMEVNTDWLQPLLVEIVRDRRTVAMGHLDYILPDTFEYSFTPGYRTRYGFDWRLIFFETYFLKSQEKGKDVTDPIPGVVMVGPGFAVNADYFREMGTYDEGMKIWGGENLELAWRIWMCGGRLVHMACSKLGHIARPQPYSFPEGRYETEIHNYKRAIEVWMGPYKKLVYEHHPKMKELDAGDLTERLALKNRLQCNDFTWFLKNVWPELYPYGDNATHWGGVKNQKEELCLDNNQYLFLGPEKLAVKDCDYEPETQSFSLTIDHKLRSVLQCVGVQEEGADMVPVLITCHDEPFHTWTYTMKEGEHITWTYTEQFQLKHDQTGLCLQMMANQHLVMQSCKRGEASQIWRFENTGPPTSLANEGQVGSQQQQQQQQQKQKAEQKPQATKSSRDVLDAFQKQLFLEKENWEHGANMAGMPAGNLMQGDAAMMHRGVPMMQGGGQMMHGGGQMVQGGAPYLMQGGAPRMMQGGGAPDMMQGGRKAGGAGVQNMQMRGGGAMPGMMQPGPAANMQMMHGGGGVPAMQRGGGMPALQGAGGMPIMQGAGGMPVMQGGGGMPAMQRGGGMPAMQGAGGMPVMQGAGGMPAMPRGGAMAGGGAHRMQGGGAVPMMQGGGAMPIAGGAGMSRNGGHMQGGGAPVRGGAGNAYNAQPQMKMAGAQNMNAVPLNKRSVGGPKAKHFAGGAQQAMDQVDMQEMMNRQLYAEAKRAGRAR; from the exons ATGAAGACCTTGACCCGTTACGTGGTGGCCGCGGCCGTGGTGGTGACCTTTCTGGTGGCGCTGAAAGTTCTCATTATGGTTCCTCCTGAAAATGACAAAGATCCTTACAGTGAACGGCACAATGAG GACAAAGGTGTGTTGCTATGGGGACGTAGCAATGAGGACGGCCATGACGAACTGAGCAGCTTCGGAAACAACAACCCCCGGCTGACGGgggagatggggaggggggtgatccTCCCCCCGGGGGAGAAGACCCGCGGGGAGGAGGCGCTGAAGAAGTACAACGTCAACGTCTTGGCCAGCGACCTCATCTCCCTCAACAGAAAGATTCCGGACTCTAGGCCAGCGGG GTGTAAGAGTGTTCAGTACCCAGACAACCTTCCCGGCACAACCATCGTGATCCCGTTCCACAACGAGTGGCCCTCAGTACTGCTCAGGACCGTGTACAGCATCATCAACAGGACGCCCAAACAGCTGCTGGAGCAGATCATCCTCGTGGACGATGCCAGCGATCTCC CATCTCTGAAGAAGGACTTGGATCATTTCATCAGTGAGCACTTCCCTGCCAACTTGGTGAAAATTGTGCGTCTGCCAGAGAGGGTGGGCCTGATCCGCGCGCGATTGGAGGGCTTCAGTCATGTGACTGCTGAGGTCGTGTCATTCTTTGACAGCCACATGGAGGTCAACACGGACTG gCTGCAACCATTGCTGGTGGAGATAGTGAGAGACAGACGCACGGTAGCCATGGGTCATCTGGACTACATTCTGCCCGATACCTTTGAGTACAGCTTCACTCCGGGCTACAGGACACGTTACGGCTTTGACTGGCGGCTTATTTTCTTTGAGACCTACTTCTTGAAGTCGcaggaaaaaggaaaagatgtCACGGACCCCATACC TGGCGTTGTAATGGTTGGCCCAGGGTTCGCAGTCAACGCAGACTACTTCCGAGAAATGGGCACGTACGATGAAGGTATGAAGATCTGGGGCGGCGAAAACCTGGAGCTGGCTTGGCGAATATGGATGTGCGGGGGTCGCCTTGTACACATGGCTTGCTCCAAACTGGGACACATCGCTCGACCGCAGCCCTACTCGTTCCCTGAGGGTCGCTACGAAACGGAGATCCATAACTACAAGCGAGCCATTGAGGTCTGGATGGGACCTTACAAGAAGCTTGTGTATGAGCATCATCCGAAAATGAAG GAGTTGGATGCCGGAGATCTAACTGAACGCTTAGCCCTGAAAAACAGACTTCAGTGTAATGACTTCACCTGGTTCTTGAAAAATGTCTGGCCTGAGCTCTATCCTTATGGCGACAACGCTACACACTGGGGCGGG GTGAAGAACCAGAAGGAAGAACTCTGTTTGGACAACAATCAGTACCTGTTCCTGGGCCCTGAAAAGCTTGCTGTCAAGGACTGTGATTATGAGCCAGAAACACAG AGCTTTTCACTGACAATTGACCACAAGCTGAGGTCAGTGCTGCAGTGTGTGGGGGTACAGGAGGAGGGGGCGGATATGGTACCTGTATTAATTACCTGCCATGACGAGCCTTTCCACACCTGGACATATACCATG AAAGAAGGTGAACACATCACATGGACGTATACAGAG CAATTTCAGCTGAAACACGACCAGACGGGCCTGTGCCTGCAGATGATGGCAAACCAGCACCTGGTGATGCAGAGCTGCAAGAGGGGAGAGGCCTCACAGATCTGGAGGTTCGAGAACACCGGCCCGCCCACCAGCTTGGCCAACGAGGGGCAAGTTGGGtcccagcaacaacaacaacaacaacagcagaagCAGAAGGCGGAGCAGAAACCCCAGGCCACCAAGAGCTCTCGGGATGTACTGGATGCTTTTCAGAAGCAGCTGTTCCTTGAGAAAGAGAACTGGGAACACGGTGCCAACATGGCTGGCATGCCAGCAGGAAACCTGATGCAGGGAGATGCTGCCATGATGCACAGGGGTGTGCCTATGATGCAGGGAGGTGGGCAGATGATGCATGGAGGCGGCCAGATGGTGCAAGGCGGTGCCCCTTACTTGATGCAAGGTGGTGCTCCCCGCATGATGCAAGGCGGTGGTGCCCCTGACATGATGCAAGGTGGGAGAAAGGCAGGCGGTGCTGGGGTGCAGAACATGCAGATGCGTGGAGGTGGGGCTATGCCAGGGATGATGCAGCCAGGACCAGCTGCCAACATGCAGATGATGCATGGAGGTGGGGGTGTGCCAGCAATGCAAAGGGGTGGGGGCATGCCAGCCTTGCAAGGAGCTGGGGGTATGCCAATAATGCAAGGAGCTGGGGGTATGCCAGTAATGCAAGGAGGTGGGGGTATGCCAGCGATGCAAAGGGGTGGGGGTATGCCAGCGATGCAAGGAGCTGGGGGTATGCCAGTAATGCAAGGAGCTGGGGGTATGCCAGCAATGCCAAGGGGCGGGGCCATGGCAGGAGGAGGTGCTCACAGGATGCAGGGAGGCGGGGCTGTGCCGATGATGCAAGGGGGAGGGGCCATGCCTATCGCAGGCGGAGCTGGGATGTCAAGGAATGGAGGTCACATGCAAGGGGGCGGAGCTCCCGTCAGAGGAGGGGCTGGGAATGCTTATAACGCCCAGCCACAGATGAAAATGGCTGGTGCTCAGAACATGAACGCAGTGCCGTTAAACAAGCGATCAGTGGGCGGACCCAAAGCAAAACATTTTGCAGGTGGTGCCCAACAAGCAATGGACCAGGTAGACATGCAGGAGATGATGAACAGACAGCTGTATGCTGAAGCAAAGAGAGCGGGCAGAGCGAGATAG